Proteins encoded together in one Deinococcus irradiatisoli window:
- a CDS encoding helix-turn-helix domain-containing protein gives MIQDLSPTDLRIRNALRDAINAESPRLTQADLALKLGIKQPSVAELLGGRRGRIPQSLIDLLDALDLELVVQPKTSGAPQK, from the coding sequence ATGATTCAAGACCTCTCGCCTACCGATCTCCGTATCCGAAACGCTCTACGCGACGCCATCAACGCAGAGAGCCCACGCCTGACCCAGGCAGATCTGGCACTCAAACTTGGCATTAAACAACCCAGCGTGGCGGAACTGTTAGGTGGGCGGCGCGGTCGAATCCCACAAAGTCTCATTGATCTGCTCGATGCCCTCGACCTGGAACTGGTGGTTCAGCCCAAGACGTCCGGAGCTCCCCAGAAGTGA
- a CDS encoding ester cyclase, whose protein sequence is MNHQHIRNIIRRENEEMWTGKNSEIFRESSHAHRVTHSGTDGDIVGHDAHVEMAKLYLNAFSDHHMRIDHLVVEEDHAAYRITHHVKHTGPFMGFEPTGKDITMVMSYFVRFEGDKIAESWMMWDSVLLLRQLGVEIPMGQA, encoded by the coding sequence ATGAATCACCAGCACATCCGCAATATCATCCGTCGAGAAAACGAAGAGATGTGGACTGGAAAGAATTCAGAGATTTTCCGGGAGTCCTCGCACGCTCACCGCGTTACCCACAGCGGTACGGATGGCGATATTGTAGGGCACGATGCTCACGTCGAAATGGCCAAGCTGTACCTCAACGCCTTCAGTGACCATCATATGCGAATTGACCACTTAGTGGTCGAAGAAGATCACGCCGCTTACCGCATCACTCATCACGTTAAGCACACCGGGCCATTCATGGGGTTTGAACCCACCGGTAAGGACATCACGATGGTCATGTCCTATTTCGTGCGCTTTGAGGGCGACAAGATTGCGGAGTCATGGATGATGTGGGATAGCGTGCTCTTACTCAGACAACTCGGCGTTGAGATCCCTATGGGTCAAGCTTAA
- a CDS encoding magnesium transporter CorA family protein: MTIRAFLYDADGTDQAVELGNDALSHLSDRQLLWIDITGEDPNEIERIGSVIHLHRESIKNLLNPIGRPRLDQFKDYFQINVVAIAANKHEGETSFRTIPLDFFAGPNYVVTIHVEALQFLHDFDDRVRENSGLGALDSATFLAALLDWHISSYFRVLESFEETIDDLDEEILLHPTDREFLGDLVTLRRRVGELRRTLAPHREVFSSLARPDFQGLGTTEAGPAFRSLFDRFERAMDAAEKARELVIGSFDLYMAGTSRKTNDAVQVLTIVTVSLGVIGAVAGVMGTNFQVDFFKAGLHGFLWMVLGMLALIALVLFVARRNKWI; the protein is encoded by the coding sequence ATGACGATTCGGGCATTTCTTTACGACGCAGACGGTACAGACCAGGCGGTTGAGCTCGGTAACGACGCGCTTAGCCATCTCTCGGACCGTCAGCTGCTCTGGATCGATATTACGGGTGAAGACCCAAACGAAATCGAGCGGATTGGAAGTGTAATCCACCTTCACCGCGAGTCCATCAAAAATCTGCTCAATCCAATCGGCCGCCCCCGACTGGATCAGTTCAAAGATTACTTTCAGATCAATGTCGTGGCCATAGCCGCCAACAAGCACGAAGGTGAAACCAGTTTTCGCACCATCCCGCTCGACTTTTTTGCTGGCCCGAACTATGTGGTGACAATTCATGTCGAGGCGTTACAGTTCCTGCACGATTTCGATGATCGGGTTCGCGAAAACAGTGGCCTGGGCGCCCTTGATTCCGCAACGTTTCTGGCGGCGCTGCTCGACTGGCATATTTCCAGTTACTTCCGGGTTCTAGAATCCTTCGAAGAAACCATCGACGACCTGGACGAAGAAATCTTGCTGCATCCGACGGACCGGGAATTCCTCGGCGATCTCGTCACGCTCCGGCGACGCGTCGGAGAACTGCGGCGAACGTTGGCACCTCACCGTGAAGTGTTCTCTAGCCTCGCCAGACCAGACTTTCAAGGCCTGGGGACAACAGAGGCGGGCCCCGCCTTCCGTTCACTCTTTGACCGTTTTGAGCGGGCGATGGACGCCGCCGAGAAGGCCCGTGAACTGGTCATCGGCTCCTTCGATCTTTATATGGCCGGAACGAGCCGAAAAACCAATGATGCCGTGCAAGTCCTCACCATCGTCACGGTCTCGTTGGGCGTGATCGGTGCGGTTGCCGGGGTGATGGGCACCAACTTCCAGGTAGACTTCTTCAAGGCCGGTCTTCACGGCTTCCTCTGGATGGTGCTTGGTATGCTGGCCCTGATTGCTCTTGTGTTGTTCGTGGCACGGCGCAACAAGTGGATCTAG
- a CDS encoding alpha/beta fold hydrolase, protein MSMQDGYAEVNGARIHYVVQGQGPAVLLIHGYPLSGELFSKNRDALSQSHKVITIDLRGFGKSTAPAEDPGSLSTYAKDALGVLDTLNVSKAVIGGMSMGGPIVFEMYRTAPERFSGMILIDTIANPASIVEQNLWKGMAQKAVTYGPQSLVDELLKDMLTGATRKNMPQQAAFLGDIVKQASIAGDVAGAKVLATRPDSVPTLKTITVPTLILEGLEDTVYPPVFSEKMHQNIAGSTLVVIPGAAHALTYEKADQVNQAMLSWLSSIR, encoded by the coding sequence ATGTCGATGCAAGACGGCTACGCCGAAGTCAACGGCGCCCGGATTCACTACGTGGTTCAGGGACAGGGACCGGCAGTGCTGCTGATTCATGGCTATCCACTCAGCGGCGAACTGTTCTCAAAAAACCGTGACGCACTGAGCCAGAGCCACAAAGTCATCACCATTGACCTGCGCGGCTTCGGGAAAAGTACAGCGCCAGCAGAAGACCCCGGTTCGCTTTCGACATACGCTAAAGATGCCCTGGGCGTCCTCGACACCCTGAATGTCTCCAAAGCGGTGATCGGCGGCATGAGCATGGGCGGTCCGATTGTCTTCGAGATGTACCGTACTGCACCGGAGCGCTTCAGCGGTATGATCCTGATCGATACCATCGCCAACCCGGCCAGCATCGTGGAGCAAAACCTCTGGAAAGGCATGGCCCAGAAAGCCGTTACCTACGGTCCTCAGTCGCTGGTCGACGAGCTACTCAAGGACATGCTGACCGGCGCGACCCGCAAGAATATGCCCCAGCAGGCGGCGTTCCTGGGCGACATCGTCAAGCAGGCGTCGATCGCCGGTGATGTGGCTGGAGCGAAGGTGCTGGCTACACGTCCGGACTCGGTGCCGACCTTGAAGACCATCACGGTGCCCACGTTGATTCTGGAGGGACTGGAAGACACGGTCTACCCGCCGGTCTTTTCAGAGAAGATGCACCAGAACATTGCCGGCTCCACGCTGGTGGTGATTCCGGGCGCAGCGCATGCCCTGACGTACGAGAAGGCCGATCAGGTCAATCAGGCCATGCTCAGCTGGCTCAGCAGCATTCGCTAA
- a CDS encoding IS5 family transposase (programmed frameshift) — protein MRLKDERWALLAPLLNLPEKKTKRGRPRRDDRALLEGILWVLRTGTQWDKLPREAFPPKSTCFARFKEWNDRNVFPEVLGQLYDLLEDRELLDLREANTLGTFSAANKGARTSAQPKKGKGTKIMLMVDARGTPLAVHRCSASPAEVKLVHDTLEASFGFNSPQRLIGDKAYDSDGLDAELSELGIQMIAPNRKNRKHKTQDGRSLRRSKRRWHVERTIAWLQSFRRVRTRDEHKAQHFLSFVQLACILILLRRISG, from the exons ATGCGGTTGAAGGATGAGCGCTGGGCGCTCCTGGCGCCCCTATTGAATCTTCCGGAAAAGAAGACGAAGCGCGGTCGTCCCAGACGGGACGACCGCGCGCTGCTGGAAGGTATCTTGTGGGTACTGCGGACCGGGACACAATGGGACAAACTGCCTCGTGAAGCGTTTCCGCCAAAATCCACCTGCTTCGCGCGCTTCAAAGAATGGAACGACCGAAATGTCTTTCCCGAGGTCCTGGGGCAACTCTACGACCTGCTCGAAGATCGGGAGCTGCTCGATCTACGCGAAGCTAATACTCTCGGCACGTTCAGTGCCGCCAACAAAGGGGCGCGGACGTCGGCCCAAC CCAAAAAAGGGAAAGGCACCAAGATCATGCTCATGGTCGATGCACGTGGTACGCCGTTGGCCGTGCATCGCTGTAGCGCCAGTCCAGCCGAGGTCAAACTCGTCCACGACACTCTGGAAGCGTCCTTCGGCTTTAATTCCCCGCAGCGACTCATTGGCGACAAAGCCTACGACAGTGATGGTCTGGATGCCGAGCTCAGCGAGCTCGGCATCCAGATGATTGCTCCCAACCGTAAGAACAGGAAACATAAGACCCAGGATGGACGTTCGCTGAGACGGTCCAAACGTCGTTGGCATGTGGAACGGACCATCGCCTGGTTGCAGTCGTTTCGTCGAGTTCGGACCCGCGATGAGCACAAGGCACAGCATTTCCTCAGTTTTGTTCAGCTTGCTTGCATCCTCATCCTGCTTCGCCGAATTTCTGGATGA
- a CDS encoding transposase: MEVPKGFVVLKRRWVVERSFAWLGKSRRMAKDYQALLETAENLVYEVMIRLMVCRLASSAP; encoded by the coding sequence GTGGAGGTGCCCAAGGGCTTTGTGGTACTCAAGCGTCGCTGGGTGGTGGAGCGAAGCTTTGCTTGGCTGGGCAAGTCCAGACGTATGGCGAAAGACTACCAAGCGTTGTTGGAAACCGCAGAGAATCTCGTGTACGAGGTCATGATCCGCTTGATGGTGTGCCGCTTGGCCAGCAGTGCCCCCTGA
- a CDS encoding tyrosine-type recombinase/integrase produces the protein MTHGDLAAFLLLTGMWRGEAVELKWDAVDFGRGIATVRATRSISGKRVYEGTPKTKQSRRGVPLTSEALALLRHVQAINIERHAALYAHASAFPYVFPKMCLRSLRGHCWPSGTPSSGS, from the coding sequence GTGACACACGGAGACTTGGCGGCCTTCCTGCTGCTCACCGGAATGTGGCGAGGGGAAGCAGTGGAGTTGAAGTGGGACGCTGTGGACTTCGGGCGCGGTATAGCCACAGTGCGGGCCACGCGTTCTATTTCAGGGAAGCGGGTGTATGAAGGCACGCCGAAAACGAAACAGTCACGCCGGGGCGTGCCCCTTACAAGTGAGGCGCTGGCCTTGCTTCGTCATGTTCAGGCCATCAATATCGAGCGGCACGCGGCATTGTACGCTCATGCTTCGGCGTTCCCTTATGTCTTTCCTAAAATGTGTCTGAGAAGTCTCAGGGGGCACTGCTGGCCAAGCGGCACACCATCAAGCGGATCATGA